The Panicum virgatum strain AP13 chromosome 3N, P.virgatum_v5, whole genome shotgun sequence genome includes the window gcagcgaggccctagacgccgtcgacgcccgtcgcctccgtcagtcccgagaccgacgcccgtgcctccacgacttggcgtcttcaaccgccgtccgccttcttggttttgtggcgcaaaccaagaaacccgccttccgtcactgcttgcgccctcgatccaggagtggacgccacagctgccgcccggtccaagctccggtcccggctgcccttcaccgccgtccaccgcacggtccatcggccacaacacctccacggcagctccccgtcgacactcgacgcccgtgtacctgcaatccaaagaccaagcgcacgatcacaccgcacggttgacaattcactcatcacaagcaggatagagtactcaacattcctcatctGCAGAACTCTGTCATCTCCGGTACTAGAATATTATTGATTTGTCGCACAACagactttcaggttcattgccACCTTGCATTGGTGCTATCCCATTTGGATACCATACAGATGATGATGCTTTTTTTCCAATTATTTCTACGATGTGCCCTTTGATGTGTCACTTTCTATTATGTATTACGACGGTCCATTGTTCTTGGATGTCATTTGTGTCCTGCAAGGCTTCACCTTCTCCACCAAAGGGAACATTTACACGTTTAGCCGCAGTTTCTACAATCTCATGTCCGGCATTGACTTATCGGCGAACATGCTATCAGGGGAGATCCCTTGGGAGATAGGGAATCTGAGCCATGTCAAGTCCCTCAATCTATCGCATAATTTCTTTATCGGTCAAATCCCAGCTACAATTGCAAACATGAGCGCCCTAGAAAGCCTGGATTTGTCCCATAACGAGTTGGGCGGACCTATACCATGGCAACTGACTCAGATGTCATCTTTGGAGGTGTTCTCTGTGGCCTACAACAACTTGTCTGGGTGCATACCAAACTCCGGACAGTTTAGCTCGTTCAACATGGAGAGCTACTTGGGCAACACAAACCTTCAGAATTCGTCACAAGGGAACCAGTGTTCTCCTGTTCTGGGCCCTATGGAAGTAGAAGATGTGGGCGAGGCATCTGATGATCCGGTCCTTTATATTATCTGTGCCGCCTCATTCGTATTGGCATTCTGGGCAACCGTTGCGTTCTTGTTCTGCCTTCCATTTGGACAGCGTGTGATGCTTCAACTTTAGTTCATCACAACTGTTGCTGGGCAGGTGCAAACCaatgtttttgtttttattctAGTTACTGGGTAATGGCCCGGGCATTGCAACAGGCATATAGAATTTACGCTGAGACAACATGTTTTCCAAACAAATGATATTTAAATAAAAACCCTGTACAAACTTTCTGGTACACATATACCAGTTGAAATAATTCCTTTCTTTCAATATCTTTCGGAGGCAAGACAAACTTTAACATTGTACCTTATGCTCGCATGTGAGTCATCTCAACAATTACCTTGCTAAAGAGGCATGATGTAATCAGAGTTCATTTAGATCTCATGGATGTACTCTGTGTCCCTAATTAATGCTAGTAGTTATAAAAACGTAAAATGCAAGTTTATCTATGGCTCCGATCATCTTCTTGCGATGTATCCTATCTTGCTTCCTTGCCTGTATAAAAGTTCTCTTAATATGAGGTTGATATTTTAGAAATAATAATGTATTGCAAGAGCAATTACATGTCAAGAATTACTTGCAAacttatttataaataaacaAGCCATACACTAATAGACAGATGGATCAGGGTAGACGCATCCATGCTGCCTTTTCCAAGAACACGATCAGGCCCGTATATTATACGGTGCAGAAGGTGCGGCATCGGACCTCCAAATTCGAGGGGCCCTAACTAGCGGTTGGCCTATCTAAGTGCAGGTTAATTTCTGAATTTCCACAGCCTAGAAGAATGAGATGATCACTTTGTTATCAGTAACAAAATATTACTCTAGCATGAGTAGCAAAATATTTGTCCATGGTCCATACATTGTGTGTTTCACCACAAATTACACCTCTAAGAATCCACTTCTTTAATATGTTTCTAACAAATATTTGAAACAGGCAAACACATAAATGCtttcattttttaaaatttctatTCCTTGCCCAATGCAAAAACTGGCACCATGATTTTTCTTGTATAGCTCAAGAGCCCTCAAGCAGTAAAATTCATCATAACTTTGCCATGTAATCGGCATTGGCCACATCAAACAATTAAATAAAGTAGTAGGAATTGACCACATCAAGTATTCTGCATCTCGATTAGGGGTTGAGTCGAACAGCTCCAATCAATTATGTTCACTTGTTCAGTCCCCAAGCTAGTCGAACTGCTCAAGTAGGTACCAAATTAACCAAACCCAACAAATCTACTGCTAACAATGAGCACCAATATCTCCTAAAAAAAACTATGAGCACCAATAATTCATCACatattcatctttttttttatgtgGTTAATCTACATCGTTGCCTCTATTTCTGCAGAGTTTTTGCCAACCCGTAGATCTAGAATGTTCCCAACTGTTGTAATCTCCAATCGGAAACAATATGAGATATTTAACTATTCGCCCAAATGGTTCCTAgaaatatataatatttttaccatttttgttgTGTCCACCGAGAGCGTGGATTGAGCTAGCATGTATACCGCTGGTCACTGATTTCTTCACCGAGCCCAGCCCAGTCGTCCTTCCTCCCGACACTCCCGGCCGGCCACGAACGCGAGCTCCTCCTGCGCCGGTGGCTACCGCGGCCGCCCGTCAGGCCCCTCAAGATTCAAGAACAGCATCTCTGCGAACGCCTCTTGCGCCGGCACTCCCGTGGCGACGCCGAAGAAGTCGGCCATGCGGCGTCGGGGGTCCTCGGGCCTCGGCTTGCTCCCGCGCACCTTTGGCCTCGAGCGCTCGAGGTTGACGCCGTCGCCACCAATCGCCATGACCGAGCACATGCACGCTAATGCTGCTCGCCCTGCTGCGCAAGCCAAGCAGTAGCGGCCGGTAGATCGAGGACGAACAGTGCCGCGGGGAGGAAGAGGGCACGCGGCGCGGAGAGGAGgtcgcccaccgccgccgcgagggCGCGAGGAGGAGGTTGTGGAGTGGTGATCCGTGATCATTTGGGGAAAGTgtcgtcggcggtggcgcgctGGTTTGATGATGTGCCGGATGTTTCCACTGCTGAGGCACTGGCGGCAAGGGAGGGCCGGAGGGGTTGGAGCTGGCAACGGAAGTTGGCTATGATCGTGTTATCCTGGAAAGCGATTGCCATAACTTGAAGACGTTGCTTGGAAACTCCTCCGGTATGAGATCAGTTATCGGTGGTCTTTGTTTCGACATAACAGAGCTTGGCAGCAACTTTGAGGATTTCAGAGTGGAGTGGGTGCGTAGGGAGGCTAATTCGGTGGCCCATCGCTGTGCTAGGATGGTGTCTGCCTTTGAGTGCTCCCACTTTTGGATTGATTATGTTCCAGAGTGGCTGCTGGGTCTAGCAGCAGATGATTGTGATCCTGTCAGTGCTTAATCGAAAGCTGTGTtcctcaaaaataaaaataaaaaattgtagTAGCCAGGCCGTGCTTCCTACCAAGTACCTTCTCGCATCATTTGTATCACCgtacctcacctctcttctGATGATCTCCTTCCAgtcgtcgccgacgacgtcaacgGTCGCCGCCCATCGCGATCAGCGTTTGGTGCCTCCCCGGCGAAGGCATGGAACGGTTCTTCCACGTCGTGATGTCTCTCTCCTTCATGCAGTGCGTTCGAGTGAACTGCACTAATGGTATCACCCTTACACGGCAGAAGTTCTACTTTTCTCCGTTCAAAAGGAGAAGCATTCTCGCTCAGCTATCAAACCTGGGTCCGACACAACAGTTTGGCAGGAAATTAAAAGCCTTTTGTCACATACAGTCACTAAGAAACTATGAGCTGCTACTTCCCGCCGGGAACCATGCTTTGGGTCCTATGCGTCTTGCAGTTCATGTTCCACATGGCAGGTGGCTGCGCGATCGAGGAGAGGATTGCTCTTATGCGCATCAGATCTTCGTTGGTGGAGGCAAACTCCGAAGTTCCTGCTTCTTGGGGACGGAGTGACGACTGCTGCTTCTGGGAAAGGGTCCGATGCAACAACAGCACACGAGTGTCGGGTCTCAACCTCGACTCCGTGTATCAGACCTGTGTACTAACTGGAGGTCCATGCTGGAATCTCAATTTGACCATATTTTCCTCGTTTCATGAGCTACAGAAGCTGGATTTATCTTGGAATTCCGCTCTTCTTCAAAACTTCGATGGTAAGTATGTACATCCCTGGACATGAATGCGCTTGACTACTTCTTTTTCCAGTACTTTGGGCCAAAAAAACCTTATTCATAATTCATAAGAACTTTTACCCAGGTCTTGAAGGATTGACTAAGCTTCGCTATCTCGACCTTAGCGGCAACAGCTTGGTCGAGAATAATATCTTGGAATCTCTTGGTAAATTGGCTTCTCTTGAAGTCATAAATTTTAAGGCAACCAGTTTGAATGGTGCTCTTCAGAATATTGGTACAGACATAGCTAATTCGTGGCATTCTTGTATGTTGCTCTTGTTTCTTGTCTTTTGGATAGGTGCTGCAGTTGTTTCTATTTAttcttgtgtttgtttgtaacATGCAGCTTTCAGAAATCTCAAGAACTTGCGAGAACTGCATCTAGGATCCAACTGGCTGAATGGAAGCATCCCAGCTTCCTTATTTGAGCTTCCTCGCCTTCAATATTTGCATCTTTCAGAAAATCTCCTTCAAGGACATATACCGGTAAGCTCGTCTTCAAATATTCCTTTGTTGCTTCAAACTCTCAAGTTATCAGCAAATAATCTGTATGGGACGTTTGATTTCTTCTGGGTATGAAACTGCTCCATACTAAAGAAGATGGACCTCACAGGAACCCTTAAAAACTTGCGAGAACTGTATCTAGGATCCAACCGACTGAATGGAAGCATCCCAGCTGCCTTATTTGAGCTTCCTCGCCTTCAATCTTTGGATCTTTCAGAAAATCTCCTTGAAGGACATATACCTATAAACTCATCTTTGAATCTTTGTTTATCGCTTCAGACTCTCAATTTAGCAGCAAATAATCTAAATGGAAAGTTCGATTTCTTTTGGCTACGGAATTGTGCCATGCTAAAGGAGGTAGATCTATCAGGGAATGCTGAATTAGCTATTGATGTGACGTTCCTTACAAGTGTGACTCCATTTCAACTGAGAACACTAATGCTCTCTGGGTGTAACCTTGACAATACTATCATTTCAGGACCAAATTTATTTGGCACACAACGTCATCTGCAATTACTTGATCTGTCCAACAACTTTTCAGGGAGCTTGCCCAACTGGATGTTTACAAATGAAGCACCTTTGCTCTATCTGGGTCTTGCACATAACTCGCTAGTAGGATCATTGGATCATCTGATGTGGCAGCGACAATCGAATCTTAAAATGATCAACATATCTATGAACTATTTCACAGGACACCTTCCAATGGACATCAGCTCAGTATTTCCGAATCTGACAGTTCTCGATGTTTCTTACAATAATATTTCTGGACATTTACCACCATCTCTGTGCAACATTAACGACTTGGAATTTGTGGATCTATCAAACAATAAACTTACAGGAGTGGTGCCAGCTTGCTTGTTCACTGAGTGTGGGTCGCTGGTATTCCTGAGGCTCTCCAACAACAATCTCGGAGGTCCGATACTTGGTGGGGCTAGTAAACATTTATCTATTGATGTGACATATCTTGATAACAACTATTTTGAGGGACCATTGCCTAACAATCTATCAGGTGAAGTGTTAATTATGGATTTTTCATGATAATAAATTGTCAGGTGAACTTGATGTATCATTTTGGAATATTCCTACATTGGAATTTCTTAGTGTTGCTAGCAACGGTTTATCTGGTCAAATTTATCCAACGATCTGCAAATTGACTGGTCTTAACTATTTGGATATATCCAATAACGACTTTGAGGGATCTATACCAAACTGCTACAGTAAGTTAATGCTGTATTTTCTGAACATGTCGAGCAATACTCTCTCAGGATTTCCTAGTCATTTTTTCAATAGCTCCAACGTTGAAGTTCTTGATATAAGATATAACCGGTTCATGGGCAGTCTTGATTGGATACAAcatctttataaaataaaactgCTCTTGTTGGGCGGGAATATGTTTGAGGGGCATATCTCTGCAGAACTCTGTCATCTCCGGTACTTGAATATTATTGATTTGTCGCACAACagactttcaggttcattgccACCTTGCATTGGTGCTATCCCATTTGGATACCATACAGATGATGACGTTCATTTGTTCATGTTCTATGACGTGGCCTTGGATGTGGGACTTTCTAGTATGGATTACAACGATCCGTTGTTCAATTATGACGTCAATTATGTCCACCAAGGCTTCACCTTCTCCACTAAAGGGAACATTTACACCTATAGCCGCGGTTTCTACAGTATCATGTCCGGTATTGACTTATCGGCGAACATGTTATCAGGGGAGATCTCTTGGGAGATGGGGAATCTGAGCCATGTCAAGTCCCTCAATCTATCGCATAATTTCTTTATTGGTCAAATCCCAGCTACCTTTGCAAACATGAGCACCATAGAAAGCCTGGACTTGTCCCATAACGAGCTGAGCGGACCTATACCATTGAAACTGACTCAGATGTCATCTTTGGAGGTGTTCTCTGTGGCCTAAAAACTTGTCAGGGTGCATACCAAACTCCGGTCAGTTTAGCTCATGGAGAGCTACCTGGGCAACACAAACCTTCAGAATTCGTCACAGGGGAACCAGTGTTCTCTTGTTCTGGGCCCTATGGAAGTAGAAGATGTGGGCGAGGCATTTGATGATCCGGTCCTTTATATTATCTGTGCCGCCTCATTCGTATTGGCATTCTGGGCAACTGTTGTGTTCTTGTTCTGCCTTCCATTTGGACAGCGTGTGGTGCTTCAGCTATAGTTCATCACAACTATTGTTGGGCAGGTGCGACCaatgtttttatttttattctagtTATGTGTAACGATAAAGCCATGTTTTTTTACGTTTTGAATCTCTGGAACAAGCTTAGTGGTGTGTAATAGTGTCACCTTTTACTTCGAGAATGTCTCCATCACATTGTACCCTTTTGACTTCTGTTCTAAGATGAATGTATCGGACCGCACAAGTCAACAGTATGGAGTAGCGTCATGAAATACTGTCTGTAAGTACATTGCCTTACATGGCAGAAATTTTGTGTTTCGGCCGCGAAGTAGCACAACATTTTTGTGAGTGCAGAAACACCACTAAGCTACTTCTATGGAGAACTCTTCTGTACCCTGTACAAATGTTACGCTCCACCCTGGAGCCCCAAAGCCCCACCTCGCAGCACTCGTCTGACCTCTGCTCTCCTCTCAGTATGCAGGACGACTCCTCCCTGACGACCACCCGCCGTGCCCAAGCGGACCTCCGCCTCATTGCATAGCAATTGCCAGTTTGCCAACGAAGCTGGCGTGCCTCGGTGCCTGCGTCATGAGCATCATTCTGTCATCATCGCTTGATAGGTACGCCTCTTGATTGACCTGCTAGTTTTGTGTAAAGTATCACATCAGATACTCCGGTACAcattttgaagtattaaacgtgaactaattacaaaataaattacacaATCTGTCTGTGGCGTCCATCGACGGCAGAGATGTGGACCGCGTAGAGGTGGCACTTAGAGCGTGGCACATCGGGCGAGGGAGGTGCCACCCCGATTTGCCCCTAAAAATCTATTTTTAGCGGCGGGACCTCCACTCACCCCTACAAATAATTGTTAGAGGCGGATGGCACCCCCACCCGTCCCTACATATGATTTTTctttaattctaaaattttgtttaaataaaaatatatagcaAAACATTTAAAAAATGTTAAATTTTTATCATAAGCTTATTGTGATATGTAGAAATTAACAAAAATATTAAAACTATATCTCAGAGTCTATAATAGTTAAGAGTGTGAAACAACAATGTATAACTCATTCACTCTACTCTCTCATACAACTTAAGGCTTATTTTGTGGTTTTCACACTCATAATCACTTTATACTATGAAATATGTTTTAGATATTTTTTCTAGTTCTACGTACCACAATATGTTTATGTAAAAAATTCAccattttaaatatattttgctattttttgaattaaacaaattttcaaaataaatttgaaaatcaTTCGTAGGGGCAGGTGAGGGGTACCCGCCTCTACAAATAACATTTTTAGAGGTAGGTCACCTCCTCATCCACCTCTAaaactatttttctattttatccaaaaattcatttaattgtTTACATATAGTAAAACAAACACTACTACAATATTCTTTTCAGAGGCGGTTAAAATacattttcagaggcgggtAAGGGAAACCGCCTTGGAGCAAGTCTTTGTAAATGAGGTATTTTAAGAGGCGGTTGCACacccgcctctgttaatcgaataaaaaactaaaaaaaagagaacaggCCCGCGGAGcccatctgcgccgccgccgtc containing:
- the LOC120666787 gene encoding receptor-like protein 14, with translation MYYDGPLFLDVICVLQGFTFSTKGNIYTFSRSFYNLMSGIDLSANMLSGEIPWEIGNLSHVKSLNLSHNFFIGQIPATIANMSALESLDLSHNELGGPIPWQLTQMSSLEVFSVAYNNLSGCIPNSGQFSSFNMESYLGNTNLQNSSQGNQCSPVLGPMEVEDVGEASDDPVLYIICAASFVLAFWATVAFLFCLPFGQRVMLQL